A genomic stretch from Centroberyx gerrardi isolate f3 chromosome 10, fCenGer3.hap1.cur.20231027, whole genome shotgun sequence includes:
- the map3k20a gene encoding mitogen-activated protein kinase kinase kinase 20 isoform X1 translates to MSSLSASFVQIKFDDILFYENCGGGSFGSVYRARWISQDKEVAVKKLLKIENEAEILSVLSHRNIIQFYGAIVEAPNYGIVTEYASGGSLYDYLSSAESEEMDMGQIMTWAMEIAKGMHYLHSEAPVKVIHRDLKSRNVVLTADKVLKICDFGASRFLSHTTHMSLVGTFPWMAPEVIQSLPVSETCDTYSYGVVLWEMLTREIPFKGLEGLQVAWLVVEKNERLTVPSSCPASFAELMRKCWVTEPKERPMFKQILSTLESMSNDSQLPQQCNSFLNNKAEWRCEIEETLERLKKLERDLSTKEQELKERERRLKMWERKLIEQSNTPLLPTLDIYTWTEEHVYFWMHQIFGAGEGACGMQLYADLFKENHITGKRLLLLTEHDMRDMGVKSKGHIMHLKGEIEKLAEDYLGLVHFPPLLKDELEEEVEGSKIVNLELVFGYHWKAGTGKSDCKWKMYMELDGDEVAVTYIKDVTFNANRHNVDILRMTKPPFVMDKWILGLQENQSVDYIVNYESNVRSPRSTRYSCPVSWSPTGGQDEVKTVELVIETAPPNTDWNPRSRSNSDVDPRWMYSVRLRQTISQLSQQPAVTAAPFGSSDACTLPQFLSAYGDQASSYAAAVRRSPSRSRLSPWPDSRNSSPTASLSAKLSPLHLGSKGSSPSSTTSESASDRERERPLSAGAVYDYRRHNYFGSTLPVRGGEGSRHGWTHTRTSFTQNRTSKTSQQTGRPRSNSYSVTSQNRPPKLIPGISSVTENPSAEKEEAKASDGGWIKVERQKRLPRQDNKQVRGRQRRGGRGGRGGGSGRS, encoded by the exons ATGTCGTCTCTCAGCGCCTCCTTCGTGCAAATCAAGTTCGATGACATCCTCTTCTATGAGAACTGCGGCGGTGGCAGCTTCGGAAGTGTGTACCGAGCCAGGTGGATCTCCCAGGACAAAGAGGTGGCGGTGAAAAAACTGCTCAAGATTGAAAATGAG GCGGAAATCCTGAGCGTCCTCAGCCATCGCAACATCATTCAGTTTTACGGGGCGATCGTTGAGGCGCCCAACTATGGCATTGTCACTG AGTATGCAAGTGGGGGATCCTTGTATGATTACCTGTCCAGTGCTGAGAGTGAGGAAATGGACATGGGGCAGATCATGACGTGGGCCATGGAGATCGCTAAag GAATGCACTATTTACATTCAGAGGCCCCCGTGAAGGTTATCCACAGAGACCTGAAGTCCAGGAATG TTGTTTTAACGGCAGACAAAGTTCTCAAG ATCTGTGATTTCGGGGCGTCCAGGTTCCTgtcccacacaacacacatgtcGTTGGTGGGCACGTTCCCCTGGATGGCTCCGGAGGTGATCCAGAGCCTGCCTGTGTCTGAGACCTGCGACACCTACTCCTACGGCGTG GTTCTGTGGGAGATGCTTACACGTGAGATACCCTTCAAAGGCCTGGAAGGCTTACAAGTGGCCTGGCTAGTGGTGGAGAAAAATGAG AGGTTAACCGTTCCTAGCAGCTGTCCTGCCAGCTTTGCCGAGCTCATGAGGAAGTGCTGGGTCACGGAGCCCAAG GAAAGGCCAATGTTCAAGCAGATCCTCTCTACTCTGGAGTCCATGTCAAACGACAGCCAACTTCCTCAACAGTGCAACTCCTTCCTAAACAACAAGGCTGAATGGAG GTGTGAGATTGAAGAAACACTCGAGAGGCTTAAGAAGCTGGAGAGAGACCTGAGTACAAAAGAGCAGGagctgaaggagagggagcgcCGTCTGAAGATGTGGGAGCGCAAACTCATCGAGCAGTCCAACACCCCG CTGTTGCCCACCCTCGACATCTATACCTGGACGGAGGAGCATGTG TATTTCTGGATGCATCAAATATTCGGAGCAG GCGAGGGTGCATGTGGCATGCAGCTGTATGCTGACCTATTTAAAGAAAACCACATCACAGGCAAGAGGCTGCTGTTGCTCACGGAACACGACATGCGGGACATGGGGGTCAAGTCCAAAGGTCACATCATGCACCTTAAG GGTGAAATTGAGAAGCTGGCTGAGGATTACCTGGGGCTCGTCCACTTCCCACCGCTGCTCAAG GATGAgctggaagaggaggtggaggggagtaAAATAGTGAATCTGGAGCTGGTGTTTGGGTACCACTGGAAAGCAGGAACAGGAAAGTCT GACTGCAAATGGAAAATGTACATGGAACTTGATGGGGATGAAGTTGCGGTAACGTACATCAAAGATGTCACCTTTAATGCCAACCGGCACAATGTGGATATCCTGAGGATGACTAAG CCACCTTTTGTGATGGACAAGTGGATTCTTGGACTACAGGAGAACCAGAGTGTGGACTACATAGTCAATTACGAG AGTAATGTCAGGTCACCGAGGTCCACCAGGTACAGCTGCCCAGTGAGCTGGAGTCCTACTGGAGGACAAGATGAGGTCAAGACTGTGGAGCTGGTCATTGAAACAGCACCACCCAACACCGACTGGAACCCCAGGAGCAGGTCTAACTCTG ATGTAGATCCCAGGTGGATGTACAGCGTGAGGCTGAGGCAGACGATAAGCCAGTTATCACAGCAGCCGGCTGTCACCGCGGCCCCCTTCGGCAGCTCTGACGCCTGCACTCTGCCTCAGTTCCTGTCTGCATACGGAGACCAGGCTTCTTCCTACGCTGCAGCTGTGCGCCGCTCTCCCAGCCGCAGCCGCCTCTCTCCCTGGCCTGACTCACGCAACTCCTCGCCGACCGCCAGCCTCTCAGCCAAGCTCTCCCCGCTCCACCTGGGGTCAAAGGGCAGCAGCCCCTCCAGCACCACATCTGAGAGCGcctcagacagagagcgagagcggCCGCTCAGCGCCGGGGCCGTGTACGACTACCGCAGACACAACTACTTTGGCAGCACGTTACCTGTGAGAGGTGGGGAGGGCAGTAGACATGGGTGGACCCATACCAGAACTAGCTTTACTCAGAATAGAACCAGCAAAACCTCACAGCAGACAGGGAGGCCACGGTCTAACAGTTACAGTGTCACCTCACAGAACCGCCCACCCAAGCTGATACCAGGAATATCGTCGGTGACAGAAAACCCCAGCGCAGAAAAAGAGGAGGCTAAAGCCAGCGATGGGGGGTGGATCAAAGTGGAGCGTCAGAAAAGATTACCACGTCAGGACAATAAACAAGTCAGAGGTCGACAGAGAAGAGGGGGCAGGGGTGGGCGTGGTGGTGGCAGTGGACGAAGCTAA
- the map3k20a gene encoding mitogen-activated protein kinase kinase kinase 20 isoform X2, giving the protein MSSLSASFVQIKFDDILFYENCGGGSFGSVYRARWISQDKEVAVKKLLKIENEAEILSVLSHRNIIQFYGAIVEAPNYGIVTEYASGGSLYDYLSSAESEEMDMGQIMTWAMEIAKGMHYLHSEAPVKVIHRDLKSRNVVLTADKVLKICDFGASRFLSHTTHMSLVGTFPWMAPEVIQSLPVSETCDTYSYGVVLWEMLTREIPFKGLEGLQVAWLVVEKNERLTVPSSCPASFAELMRKCWVTEPKERPMFKQILSTLESMSNDSQLPQQCNSFLNNKAEWRCEIEETLERLKKLERDLSTKEQELKERERRLKMWERKLIEQSNTPLFLPVAKKISSKSFYESKMEESNSSQMSCQITTSSNGEVEGLSLQAMMKGFDDMFSLDVGRPVLHSGMQVNMQAKQNSSKSSCVREGHKINMALGMGRFTWSDDSD; this is encoded by the exons ATGTCGTCTCTCAGCGCCTCCTTCGTGCAAATCAAGTTCGATGACATCCTCTTCTATGAGAACTGCGGCGGTGGCAGCTTCGGAAGTGTGTACCGAGCCAGGTGGATCTCCCAGGACAAAGAGGTGGCGGTGAAAAAACTGCTCAAGATTGAAAATGAG GCGGAAATCCTGAGCGTCCTCAGCCATCGCAACATCATTCAGTTTTACGGGGCGATCGTTGAGGCGCCCAACTATGGCATTGTCACTG AGTATGCAAGTGGGGGATCCTTGTATGATTACCTGTCCAGTGCTGAGAGTGAGGAAATGGACATGGGGCAGATCATGACGTGGGCCATGGAGATCGCTAAag GAATGCACTATTTACATTCAGAGGCCCCCGTGAAGGTTATCCACAGAGACCTGAAGTCCAGGAATG TTGTTTTAACGGCAGACAAAGTTCTCAAG ATCTGTGATTTCGGGGCGTCCAGGTTCCTgtcccacacaacacacatgtcGTTGGTGGGCACGTTCCCCTGGATGGCTCCGGAGGTGATCCAGAGCCTGCCTGTGTCTGAGACCTGCGACACCTACTCCTACGGCGTG GTTCTGTGGGAGATGCTTACACGTGAGATACCCTTCAAAGGCCTGGAAGGCTTACAAGTGGCCTGGCTAGTGGTGGAGAAAAATGAG AGGTTAACCGTTCCTAGCAGCTGTCCTGCCAGCTTTGCCGAGCTCATGAGGAAGTGCTGGGTCACGGAGCCCAAG GAAAGGCCAATGTTCAAGCAGATCCTCTCTACTCTGGAGTCCATGTCAAACGACAGCCAACTTCCTCAACAGTGCAACTCCTTCCTAAACAACAAGGCTGAATGGAG GTGTGAGATTGAAGAAACACTCGAGAGGCTTAAGAAGCTGGAGAGAGACCTGAGTACAAAAGAGCAGGagctgaaggagagggagcgcCGTCTGAAGATGTGGGAGCGCAAACTCATCGAGCAGTCCAACACCCCG CTCTTCTTACCTGTGGCAAAAAAGATAAGTTCTAAGTCGTTCTATGAGTCTAAGATGGAGGAGTCAAACAGTTCGCAGATGTCGTGTCAGATCACAACCTCCAGTaacggggaggtggagggtcTGAGTCTGCAAGCCATGATGAAGGGCTTTGACGACATGTTTTCCTTGGACGTTGGGCGGCCGGTCCTGCACTCCGGCATGCAGGTCAACATGCAGGCCAAGCAGAACTCTTCCAAGTCCAGCTGTGTCAGGGAAGGACACAAAATCAACATGGCTCTGGGGATGGGACGCTTCACTTGGTCCGACGACAGCGATTGA
- the cdca7a gene encoding cell division cycle-associated protein 7a, producing the protein MRSTRSKTLAAQAPSTRMSLRSFRSVPLVPMETSSSSDDSCDSFGSDGGFANTRSSLRQAKRMGGKPKVFEATSEEDTCSGFEDNMINSQMSAMKVDSEPPRRGRRSQAFKVAMTFPTRKTGKKRPASEPLTQPKVAECDSEEDNFMSKRALNIKENKAMLAKLMSELNKVPGLFPRRMAMSASTTPRRAPRQSMGTPGARRRNPARTSRPHTRSRTLVDGPPSPTPEEDPEDKFSLVRKSRYYEEVDEPAQPRRRSYNGAMAIPHVVRPVEEITEAELDRICNNVREKVYNSSTGSTCHQCRQKTTDTKTNCRNPECQGVRGQFCGPCLRNRYGEEVRDALLDPEWLCPPCRGICNCSFCRAREGRCATGVLVYLAKYHGYDNVHAYLKSLKKELEESSQ; encoded by the exons ATGCGATCCACCCGCTCCAAG ACGCTGGCAGCCCAGGCTCCATCCACCAGGATGAGTTTGAGGAGCTTCCGCAGTGTCCCGCTGGTTCCCATGGagacctcctcttcctctgatgATAGCTGCGACAGCTTCGGTTCTGATGGAGGCTTTGCAAATACG AGGAGCAGCTTGAGACAAGCAAAGAGGATGGGAGGGAAACCAAAGGTATTTGAGGCCACTTCAGAGGAGGATACATGCAGTGGGTTTGAGGACAATATGATCAACAGCCAGATGAGTGCTATG AAAGTGGACTCTGAACCTCCCAGACGTGGCCGCCGATCCCAAGCTTTTAAGGTCGCCATGACGTTCCCCACCAGGAAGACCGGCAAGAAGAGGCCTGCATCCGAACCCCTCACTCAGCCCAAAGTGGCAGAGTGCGACTCTGAGGAGGACAACTTCATGAGCAAGAGGGCGCTGAATATCAAGGAGAACAAAGCAATG CTAGCAAAGCTGATGTCAGAGCTGAACAAAGTACCTGGCCTCTTCCCAAGACGGATGGCAATGTCAGCATCCACTACG CCTCGCCGCGCACCCCGGCAGTCCATGGGAACCCCAGGAGCCCGCAGGAGGAACCCGGCACGCACCTCTCGACCCCACACACGGTCCCGCACCCTGGTGGACGGGCCCCCCAGCCCCACTCCAGAGGAGGATCCTGAGGACAAGTTCAGCCTGGTGCGCAAGAGCCGCTACTATGAGGAGGTGGATGAGCCG GCACAGCCCCGTCGCCGCTCCTATAACGGCGCCATGGCCATACCTCATGTAGTGCGTCCTGTGGAGGAGATCACAGAGGCAGAGCTGGACCGCATCTGCAACAACGTGAGGGAGAAGGTCTACAACAGCTCCACT GGATCCACGTGCCACCAGTGCCGTCAGAAAACGACCGACACCAAAACCAACTGTCGTAATCCTGAGTGCCAGGGGGTGAGGGGTCAGTTCTGTGGCCCGTGTCTCCGTAACCGCTACGGAGAGGAGGTCCGGGATGCTCTGCTGGATCCG GAGTGGCTGTGCCCGCCATGCAGAGGGATCTGCAACTGCAGCTTCTGTCGAGCCCGAGAGGGCCGCTGTGCCACGGGAGTGCTGGTCTACCTGGCTAAATACCACGGCTATGATAATGTGCACGCCTACCTGAAGAG TTTgaagaaggagctggaggagagcagcCAGTAA